A region of Alkalinema sp. FACHB-956 DNA encodes the following proteins:
- a CDS encoding glucose-1-phosphate adenylyltransferase has protein sequence MKKVLGIILGGGAGTRLYPLTKQRAKPAVPLAGKYRLIDIPVSNCINSDIYKIYVLTQFNSASLNRHISRTYNASGLGASEAFVEVLAANQTPENPNWFQGTADAVRQYLWLFQEWDVDEYVILSGDHLYRMDYREFVQRHRETGADITLSVVPMDERRASEFGLMKIDNSGRVVDFSEKPKGDALKAMAVDTTVLGLSAEEAQESPYIASMGIYVFKRDVLIKLLRQNPEFTDFGKEIIPNAAKDHNIQAFLFNDYWEDIGTIEAFYNSNLALTQQPRPPFSFYDENAPIYTRQRYLPPSKFLDTQVTESIIGEGCILKNCRIHHSVVGVRSRIEAGCVIEDTMIMGADYYQSFSEQSQDCHTDYIPVGIGKDTIVRRAILDKNVHIGCNVQIVNKDRVEEANRENLGFYIRSGIVVVLKNAIIPDGTII, from the coding sequence GTGAAAAAAGTTTTAGGGATTATTTTAGGTGGCGGTGCTGGCACACGGTTATACCCCCTGACCAAGCAGCGTGCGAAGCCTGCCGTGCCTTTGGCAGGTAAGTATCGGTTGATTGACATCCCCGTTAGTAACTGCATCAACTCAGACATCTACAAGATTTACGTTCTAACGCAATTCAACTCCGCCTCATTAAACCGCCACATTTCTCGAACCTATAATGCTTCGGGTCTGGGAGCGAGTGAGGCATTCGTCGAGGTGCTCGCTGCCAACCAAACTCCGGAAAACCCCAACTGGTTCCAAGGCACAGCGGATGCAGTGCGGCAATACCTCTGGCTGTTCCAGGAGTGGGATGTGGATGAGTATGTCATCCTGTCTGGAGATCATCTCTACCGCATGGACTACCGGGAGTTTGTCCAGCGCCACCGCGAAACCGGGGCCGATATCACCCTCTCAGTGGTGCCCATGGATGAGCGCCGCGCCTCCGAGTTTGGCTTGATGAAAATCGACAACTCCGGTCGCGTGGTTGACTTCTCTGAAAAGCCGAAGGGTGACGCTCTCAAAGCCATGGCTGTTGACACCACGGTGTTGGGGCTCAGTGCAGAGGAGGCCCAAGAGTCCCCCTACATTGCCTCCATGGGGATCTACGTCTTCAAGCGGGATGTGTTGATTAAACTGCTGCGACAAAATCCAGAGTTTACTGACTTCGGGAAAGAAATCATTCCCAATGCAGCCAAGGATCACAATATCCAAGCCTTCCTGTTCAACGACTATTGGGAAGACATTGGAACGATCGAAGCTTTCTACAACTCCAACCTAGCCCTGACCCAACAGCCCCGCCCGCCCTTCAGCTTCTACGACGAAAACGCGCCGATTTACACCCGCCAGCGTTATTTGCCGCCCAGCAAGTTTTTGGATACCCAGGTGACGGAATCCATCATCGGTGAGGGTTGCATCCTGAAAAACTGCCGCATTCATCACTCCGTGGTGGGAGTACGATCGCGGATTGAAGCTGGCTGTGTCATTGAGGACACCATGATCATGGGGGCTGACTACTATCAGTCTTTCAGTGAGCAGTCTCAAGATTGTCATACGGACTACATCCCCGTCGGCATTGGCAAAGATACGATCGTGCGCCGCGCCATTTTGGATAAAAACGTTCACATTGGCTGCAATGTCCAGATTGTGAATAAGGATCGGGTAGAGGAAGCCAACCGGGAAAACCTTGGATTCTACATTCGCAGTGGCATTGTGGTCGTGCTGAAAAATGCCATTATTCCCGATGGCACGATTATCTAG
- a CDS encoding AAA family ATPase, with product MGCGDRDWIFDSASAERPLLVILVGLPGSGKSTIAQQFVDQTPSVRVISTDGIRAQLFGDESIQGPWLKIWLEIRQQFLQATVEIQQGGRSFAVFDATNAVRKHRRAAIALARKCGFVTVGGLWVATPLPVCLDRNQARSRQVPEAVIERMTRRLYGAPPQLEDGFDHLWVENGFG from the coding sequence ATGGGTTGTGGCGATCGGGACTGGATTTTCGACAGCGCCTCTGCGGAGCGTCCCCTGTTAGTGATACTGGTGGGGCTTCCGGGCAGCGGAAAATCGACGATCGCGCAACAATTTGTTGACCAAACGCCTAGCGTCCGGGTTATCTCCACCGATGGGATCCGGGCGCAGCTTTTTGGGGATGAAAGCATTCAAGGCCCCTGGCTGAAAATTTGGCTAGAGATCCGGCAGCAGTTTTTGCAAGCAACGGTGGAGATTCAGCAGGGAGGACGATCCTTTGCTGTGTTTGACGCGACCAACGCAGTACGCAAACACCGTCGCGCCGCGATTGCCTTAGCCCGCAAATGTGGCTTTGTGACGGTGGGGGGACTCTGGGTCGCAACGCCCTTGCCAGTTTGTTTAGACCGAAATCAAGCCCGATCGCGCCAAGTACCCGAAGCCGTGATCGAACGGATGACGCGCCGACTCTACGGTGCGCCTCCACAGTTAGAAGATGGGTTTGATCATCTTTGGGTAGAGAATGGCTTTGGGTAG